In one Clostridia bacterium genomic region, the following are encoded:
- a CDS encoding NfeD family protein, translating into MGNPWTWLVLAIVFGTVELCNFDLTMCWFLVGALLAFLAALCGIPWYIQIAIFLIATILSLIFLRPLAKDLFKIGAVQTNAPALIGKTAIVQEKITPLRPGAINVYGQIWGAKSLAHEEIDVNEEVQIVEIEGVFLKVQKLLGSNHEGAE; encoded by the coding sequence ATGGGAAACCCTTGGACTTGGTTAGTGTTGGCAATTGTTTTTGGAACAGTGGAATTATGTAATTTTGATTTGACCATGTGTTGGTTTTTAGTGGGTGCCTTATTGGCGTTTTTAGCAGCTTTGTGCGGTATTCCTTGGTATATACAAATAGCAATTTTCTTAATAGCCACTATTTTATCTTTAATTTTCTTAAGACCATTAGCTAAAGATTTATTCAAAATAGGGGCTGTGCAAACAAATGCACCTGCTTTAATTGGTAAGACGGCGATTGTTCAGGAGAAAATTACTCCTTTAAGGCCGGGTGCCATTAATGTTTACGGACAAATTTGGGGTGCCAAATCATTAGCTCACGAAGAAATTGATGTGAATGAAGAAGTGCAGATTGTAGAAATAGAGGGTGTTTTTCTTAAAGTGCAAAAATTATTGGGGAGTAATCATGAGGGGGCGGAGTAA
- a CDS encoding FAD-dependent oxidoreductase, whose protein sequence is MRFLKKMLIPVVVLIIGFWLWGLKVPTEEYDLVIYGGGFAGCAAAYNAAQVVPYGNILLVVPDPVSKLGGLGTIGGQNFADIRYWQNELVTQGSFQRWFEECGQFYNPLLWADILKAELSQFTNLTILYQHDLQKVSTEQLENSQQITSLLLRPIARTSKGEVHWKWGKLRVLGKVFIDASDEGRLTRLAGEPFVVGRQDWPWEYLPEDEKEMARQQAATLMFQVKGVRVPSVAQQIEDLHFVCDQKGSWGIVGGREIWQKNPIIRGFNELYGPEGWAIKPLNAAQCGANSDTWWVNMLLIFDVDGTDYAKDRSFFASRKKTVDDFWIKAHRVLAEEHFLKALREFKVIVDGKMYGLGEVNIVKDEAGQPLVGEVIYLRETVHLKGKGALTTEAVQQAGSSFREGKDRDYYSQRIGLGYYLMDINAYQYCDLKQGEQFVWPVTEYLRPDWQLSGGQPVNPVYLPFQMLVPVKNVNLLVPGYAVGCSSMAWSSIRVLPNLAVLGDAAGVAAARALLFNEDFTSFDTEQITWVQKKLKELGARLDK, encoded by the coding sequence ATGCGTTTTTTGAAAAAGATGCTTATTCCAGTAGTAGTTTTAATTATTGGTTTTTGGTTATGGGGTCTGAAAGTCCCTACAGAAGAATATGATTTAGTAATTTATGGTGGTGGTTTTGCTGGTTGTGCGGCTGCTTATAATGCTGCCCAAGTGGTCCCTTATGGAAATATTTTATTAGTGGTCCCTGATCCTGTATCTAAACTTGGTGGTTTAGGTACTATTGGTGGACAGAATTTTGCCGATATTCGTTATTGGCAAAATGAATTAGTGACTCAAGGTTCTTTTCAGCGTTGGTTTGAAGAATGTGGTCAATTCTATAATCCTCTTTTATGGGCTGATATTTTAAAAGCTGAGTTAAGTCAATTTACTAATTTAACAATTCTTTATCAGCATGATTTGCAAAAAGTATCTACTGAGCAGTTGGAAAATAGTCAGCAGATTACTTCACTTCTTTTGCGTCCTATAGCTCGAACTAGTAAAGGGGAGGTACACTGGAAATGGGGAAAATTGCGAGTTTTGGGTAAAGTATTTATTGATGCTTCAGATGAAGGCCGTTTAACTCGTTTAGCTGGGGAGCCTTTTGTAGTAGGGCGGCAAGATTGGCCCTGGGAATATCTTCCTGAGGATGAAAAAGAGATGGCACGTCAGCAAGCTGCTACACTAATGTTTCAGGTAAAAGGAGTACGTGTGCCATCTGTCGCACAGCAAATTGAAGATTTGCATTTTGTTTGTGATCAAAAGGGCAGTTGGGGGATTGTAGGTGGTAGAGAAATTTGGCAAAAAAACCCCATAATTAGAGGATTTAATGAATTATACGGACCGGAAGGCTGGGCTATTAAACCCCTTAATGCGGCTCAGTGTGGGGCTAATAGTGATACATGGTGGGTAAATATGTTGTTGATTTTTGATGTTGATGGTACTGATTATGCTAAAGATCGCAGTTTTTTTGCTTCACGTAAAAAAACTGTTGATGACTTTTGGATCAAAGCACATCGGGTTTTGGCAGAAGAACATTTTTTAAAGGCTTTAAGAGAATTTAAGGTGATAGTAGATGGTAAAATGTATGGTTTGGGTGAAGTAAATATTGTGAAGGATGAAGCTGGTCAGCCTTTAGTAGGTGAAGTGATCTATTTAAGAGAAACGGTTCATTTAAAGGGAAAGGGGGCTTTAACTACTGAAGCAGTACAGCAGGCTGGTAGTAGTTTCAGGGAAGGTAAAGATAGGGACTATTATAGTCAAAGGATAGGGCTTGGCTATTATTTAATGGACATTAATGCCTATCAATATTGTGATTTAAAACAGGGTGAGCAATTTGTTTGGCCGGTAACCGAATATTTAAGACCAGATTGGCAGTTGTCTGGTGGTCAACCAGTAAATCCTGTTTATTTGCCTTTTCAAATGCTGGTTCCTGTAAAGAATGTTAATTTATTAGTGCCTGGTTATGCTGTAGGTTGTTCATCTATGGCTTGGTCTTCAATTAGGGTGCTTCCCAATTTAGCTGTATTAGGAGATGCCGCTGGAGTTGCGGCGGCTAGGGCTCTTCTATTTAATGAAGACTTTACTTCTTTTGATACTGAACAAATTACCTGGGTACAAAAAAAATTAAAAGAATTAGGAGCACGTTTAGATAAATAA
- a CDS encoding SPFH/Band 7/PHB domain protein codes for MLYVILIIIVLLIGTNVRVVPQTEAYIIERLGAYLGTWYVGLHFKVPIIDRISMVVSLKEQIKDFRPQPVITKDNVTITIDTVVFYQVTDPKAYAYGVENPVLAIDNITTTSLRNIIGELELDQTLTSRDIINSRMRSVLDAATGAWGIKVHRVEVKNIVPPAEIQDAMERQMKAERERREAILRAEGEKESAIRVAEGHKEAVVLNAEAEKRSAILIAEAKKEAAIREAEGEAEAILKVQRATAEGLKMLKNAAPDNQVIALKSLEALAQVADGQATKLIIPSEIQNLTAVAASLAEVLKAEGPRKITE; via the coding sequence ATGCTATATGTAATTTTAATTATTATTGTACTGTTGATTGGTACTAATGTACGAGTTGTTCCACAAACTGAAGCCTATATTATTGAAAGGTTGGGTGCTTATTTAGGTACATGGTATGTGGGACTGCATTTTAAAGTACCTATTATTGACCGTATTTCTATGGTGGTTTCTTTAAAGGAACAAATAAAGGATTTTAGGCCACAACCGGTAATTACTAAGGATAATGTTACCATTACTATTGATACCGTGGTTTTTTATCAGGTTACTGATCCTAAGGCTTATGCCTATGGTGTGGAAAATCCGGTTTTAGCTATTGATAATATTACTACTACTAGTTTGAGAAATATTATTGGGGAATTAGAACTTGACCAAACATTAACTTCTCGTGATATTATTAACTCTCGTATGAGAAGTGTACTTGATGCTGCTACTGGTGCTTGGGGTATAAAGGTACATCGGGTGGAGGTAAAAAACATTGTGCCGCCGGCGGAAATTCAGGATGCCATGGAACGGCAAATGAAGGCTGAACGGGAAAGACGGGAAGCTATTTTAAGAGCTGAAGGGGAAAAAGAATCAGCTATTCGGGTAGCTGAAGGACATAAAGAGGCTGTGGTTTTAAATGCGGAAGCGGAAAAACGTTCTGCCATTTTGATTGCTGAGGCCAAAAAAGAGGCAGCTATTAGGGAAGCCGAAGGGGAGGCTGAAGCAATTTTGAAAGTGCAGCGAGCTACAGCCGAAGGTTTAAAAATGCTTAAAAATGCCGCACCAGATAATCAGGTGATTGCTTTAAAAAGCCTGGAGGCTTTGGCTCAGGTAGCAGATGGTCAAGCTACAAAGCTGATTATTCCTTCGGAAATACAAAACTTGACCGCTGTTGCGGCCTCTTTAGCTGAAGTGTTAAAAGCGGAAGGACCGCGGAAAATAACGGAATAA